The following are from one region of the Nocardioides marmotae genome:
- a CDS encoding thiolase family protein, which produces MSKPMGGREVVVVEAVRTPIGRGHKEKGIFKDVHASKLLALTLEDLFARVPIDPSLVDDVLGGCVMSYGEQSYNITRTGWLLANLPETVPAVTLDRQCGSAQQAFNYGAATIASGVNDIVVATGVEHMGHNPLTNPFAEPVAWTQELRDLRDVRLQDDAAELIADEFGVSRTDMDEFSAESHRRAAAAAAEGRFKREIVPIATPDGAVHEQDQGVRPGTTAEVLAGLRSAYKEGGRITAGNASQISDGAAALLMMTREKADELGLQPRARVVDQVGVGVSPVSMLRGPIPATHKLLERTGMTIDDIDLFEVNEAFASVTLGWARAVGADLARTNVNGGAIALGHPVGATGARLLTTLLHELERSDRSTGLVAMCCGGGIGTGTIIERI; this is translated from the coding sequence ATGAGCAAGCCCATGGGCGGCCGCGAGGTCGTCGTCGTCGAAGCAGTTCGCACCCCCATCGGGCGCGGTCACAAGGAGAAGGGCATCTTCAAGGACGTCCATGCGTCGAAGCTCCTCGCGCTCACCTTGGAGGACCTCTTCGCTCGGGTCCCGATCGACCCGTCGCTCGTCGACGACGTGCTGGGCGGGTGCGTGATGTCCTACGGCGAGCAGAGCTACAACATCACTCGCACCGGCTGGCTGCTGGCCAACCTCCCCGAGACCGTCCCGGCGGTCACGCTGGACCGCCAGTGCGGCTCAGCGCAGCAGGCGTTCAACTACGGCGCCGCCACCATCGCCTCCGGCGTGAACGACATCGTCGTGGCTACCGGCGTGGAGCACATGGGTCACAACCCGCTCACCAACCCCTTCGCCGAGCCTGTCGCGTGGACCCAGGAGCTGCGCGACCTGCGCGACGTGCGCCTGCAGGACGACGCCGCCGAGCTCATCGCGGACGAGTTCGGGGTCTCCCGCACCGACATGGACGAGTTCTCGGCTGAGTCCCACCGGCGGGCTGCGGCAGCCGCCGCCGAAGGCCGGTTCAAGCGCGAGATCGTCCCGATCGCGACGCCGGACGGCGCGGTGCACGAGCAGGACCAGGGAGTCCGACCCGGCACCACCGCCGAGGTGCTCGCCGGCCTGCGCTCGGCGTACAAGGAGGGGGGACGGATCACTGCCGGCAACGCCTCGCAGATCTCGGACGGTGCCGCGGCCCTGCTGATGATGACCCGGGAGAAGGCCGACGAGCTGGGGCTCCAGCCCCGGGCGCGCGTGGTCGACCAGGTCGGCGTCGGAGTGTCCCCGGTCTCGATGCTCCGGGGCCCCATTCCCGCCACGCACAAGCTGCTGGAGCGCACCGGCATGACGATCGACGACATCGACCTCTTCGAGGTCAACGAGGCCTTCGCGTCGGTCACGCTCGGGTGGGCCCGGGCGGTGGGAGCCGACCTGGCGAGGACGAACGTCAACGGTGGCGCGATCGCCCTGGGGCACCCGGTCGGCGCGACCGGCGCCCGGCTGCTCACCACCCTGCTCCACGAGCTCGAGCGGTCCGACCGGTCCACCGGCCTGGTGGCCATGTGCTGCGGTGGCGGGATCGGCACCGGCACCATCATCGAACGCATCTGA
- a CDS encoding ABC transporter permease codes for MQILLGVGRRVLYLIPVLFIVSLGTFLMLDLVPGDPVVHILGPDATPEQMAAVRLELGLDQPLVPRYFDWLFGVLQGDFGRSLLPPVEDVSEMLARRFPVTLELAIVAMVLSLAFSTLVALVAVYRAGRRFDKASNVLALVVLSTPSFLIALLLVFFLVFRPGMVKWAILGVGLATVAWLVYRALVKTRDLSRGERRGQLALGLGVAAAVAVATVVLWQVWPAFPRQGFARLGDGGGLWNHLEHLFLPAVTLALVEGAVFARVLRNDLGSTLKEDFVLFARAKGMPGRRVLLSDALRPSSFTLITVAGVSFGRLLGGTIIVETIFNLPGMGTMIVRAVGAGDFRVVQAGVLVIAVFYVVINSLIDISYSYLDPRVRRG; via the coding sequence ATGCAGATCCTCCTCGGGGTGGGGAGGCGAGTTCTCTACCTCATCCCCGTGCTCTTCATCGTGTCCCTCGGGACCTTCCTGATGCTGGACCTCGTCCCCGGCGACCCGGTCGTCCACATCCTCGGACCGGACGCGACGCCGGAGCAGATGGCGGCGGTGCGCCTGGAGCTGGGTCTCGACCAGCCGCTAGTCCCGCGGTACTTCGACTGGCTGTTCGGGGTGCTCCAAGGTGACTTCGGCAGGTCCCTGCTCCCGCCGGTCGAAGATGTCTCCGAGATGCTCGCCCGGCGGTTCCCCGTCACGCTGGAGCTGGCGATCGTGGCGATGGTGCTCTCCCTCGCTTTCTCGACCCTCGTGGCACTCGTTGCCGTGTACCGCGCAGGCCGGCGGTTCGACAAGGCGTCCAACGTGCTGGCGCTCGTGGTGCTCTCCACCCCGAGCTTCCTGATCGCCCTGTTGCTCGTCTTCTTCCTGGTCTTCCGTCCCGGCATGGTCAAGTGGGCGATCCTGGGCGTCGGCCTCGCCACCGTCGCGTGGCTGGTCTACCGGGCCCTCGTCAAGACCAGGGACCTCTCGCGCGGCGAGCGTCGTGGGCAGCTCGCTCTGGGGTTGGGGGTGGCTGCTGCGGTCGCGGTCGCCACGGTCGTGCTCTGGCAGGTCTGGCCGGCGTTCCCCCGCCAGGGTTTCGCCCGCCTCGGCGACGGCGGCGGCCTATGGAACCACCTGGAGCACCTCTTCCTCCCTGCCGTGACGCTGGCACTCGTGGAGGGTGCGGTGTTCGCGCGGGTGCTTCGCAACGATCTCGGCTCCACCCTGAAGGAGGACTTCGTGCTGTTCGCACGTGCGAAGGGCATGCCCGGGCGGCGCGTCCTGCTCAGCGATGCCTTGCGACCGTCCTCGTTCACGCTGATCACGGTGGCCGGGGTGTCGTTCGGGCGACTGCTCGGCGGCACCATCATCGTGGAGACGATCTTCAACCTGCCGGGCATGGGCACGATGATCGTGCGGGCCGTCGGCGCTGGCGACTTCCGCGTGGTGCAGGCAGGCGTTCTCGTGATCGCGGTCTTCTACGTCGTGATCAACTCGCTGATCGACATCTCCTACTCCTACCTGGATCCGAGGGTCCGCCGTGGCTGA
- a CDS encoding acyl-CoA dehydrogenase family protein → MSFALTTDQRDLLEVARAFLADVYPTERAARSSDSTEGWDPDSWVQLVEMGWIGVALPEERGGAGFGHVEETILVEELARCLYAGPFLSTVLALPALEAADAADALAGRSRWSFEVDGLVPDLDRVDRVLSAAGAVDATGDLLATVDPTRHVGRLAGSAGGTTADVDRAQLLTYLAAESLGVAEAALEIAVGYAKERTQFGAVIGKLQGIQHPLADTFTDLMVGRSLVQAAAWRLDARPDDALRSATMAKAFLGDAAVVATERAIQVHGGIGFTWEHPLHRYYKRAVWLQAFGGNAAAQRALIREELAPIDQVVSGA, encoded by the coding sequence ATGTCCTTCGCCCTCACTACCGACCAGCGCGACCTGCTCGAGGTCGCCCGCGCCTTCCTCGCCGACGTCTACCCGACCGAGCGGGCCGCGCGGAGCTCCGACAGCACCGAGGGTTGGGACCCCGACTCGTGGGTCCAGCTCGTCGAGATGGGCTGGATCGGGGTCGCGCTGCCGGAGGAGCGTGGCGGTGCCGGCTTCGGGCACGTCGAGGAGACGATCCTCGTCGAGGAGCTCGCGCGCTGCCTGTACGCCGGTCCGTTCCTCAGCACCGTGCTGGCACTTCCCGCGCTGGAGGCCGCCGACGCGGCGGACGCCCTGGCCGGCAGGTCCCGCTGGTCCTTCGAGGTGGACGGCCTGGTGCCGGACCTGGACCGGGTGGACCGCGTGCTCTCCGCGGCGGGGGCGGTGGATGCGACGGGCGACCTGCTCGCGACGGTCGACCCGACACGCCACGTCGGGCGTCTCGCCGGCTCGGCCGGGGGGACGACCGCGGACGTCGACCGTGCCCAGCTGCTCACCTACCTGGCCGCCGAGTCACTCGGCGTCGCCGAGGCGGCGCTCGAGATCGCCGTCGGCTATGCCAAGGAGCGCACCCAGTTCGGCGCGGTCATCGGCAAGCTCCAAGGCATCCAGCACCCACTCGCGGACACCTTCACCGACCTCATGGTGGGGCGCTCGCTGGTCCAGGCGGCCGCCTGGCGCCTCGATGCCCGGCCTGACGACGCGCTGCGCTCGGCCACCATGGCCAAGGCCTTCCTCGGCGATGCCGCCGTGGTGGCCACCGAACGTGCCATCCAGGTGCACGGGGGCATCGGCTTCACCTGGGAGCATCCGCTGCACCGCTACTACAAGCGCGCGGTGTGGCTGCAGGCGTTCGGGGGGAATGCCGCGGCTCAGCGGGCGCTGATCCGCGAGGAGCTGGCCCCGATCGACCAGGTCGTGTCGGGCGCGTAG
- a CDS encoding acyl-CoA dehydrogenase family protein, translating to MDLDDTPDEASFRAEVRGWLAAHKPHDLTELSSVAAIRDLPDVAPALEWSAKLAEAGYAGITWPAEHGGRGAPLSYQAIFLEEAAAMDAPVHLGGIGLNMIGPTIIEYGTPEQKQHLAHILDGSEIWCQGFSEPGAGSDLAGVRTRATLDGDHYVINGQKVWSSFAHIAQWCMLLVRSEAGSERHRGLTMILVDLDLPGVEIRPIRELTGDAVFNEVFYNDVRVPVSHVLGAVGDGWNVAMTTLGHERATLGFSLVGSLEALLRRAVALVAEVGVSDPLLLDRLAAEVVEVEALKLTNRRFLATLEDGAVPGAEGSAIKLRWSLANQRLTSLIFDMLGPAAVAAPEEWRYQRFRSRANTIEAGTNEVLRGILAERVLGLPRSR from the coding sequence GTGGATCTCGACGACACCCCAGACGAGGCGTCCTTCCGGGCGGAGGTCCGGGGCTGGCTGGCCGCCCACAAGCCGCACGACCTCACCGAGCTCTCGTCCGTGGCGGCCATCCGCGACCTGCCCGACGTCGCGCCGGCGTTGGAGTGGAGCGCCAAGCTCGCGGAGGCGGGCTACGCCGGCATCACCTGGCCTGCCGAGCACGGCGGGCGGGGCGCGCCGCTCAGCTACCAGGCGATCTTCCTCGAGGAGGCCGCTGCGATGGACGCCCCGGTGCACCTGGGTGGCATCGGCCTCAACATGATCGGCCCCACGATCATCGAGTACGGCACCCCGGAGCAGAAGCAGCACCTGGCGCACATCCTCGACGGGTCCGAGATCTGGTGCCAGGGCTTCTCCGAGCCGGGCGCCGGCTCCGACCTCGCCGGCGTGCGCACCAGGGCCACGCTGGACGGGGACCACTACGTGATCAACGGCCAGAAGGTGTGGTCGTCCTTCGCGCACATCGCCCAGTGGTGCATGCTGCTGGTGCGCTCTGAGGCGGGCAGCGAGCGGCACCGCGGCCTGACCATGATCCTCGTCGACCTGGACTTGCCCGGGGTGGAGATCCGCCCCATTCGCGAGCTCACGGGGGACGCGGTCTTCAACGAGGTCTTCTACAACGACGTGCGCGTGCCGGTCTCCCACGTCCTCGGTGCGGTGGGTGATGGCTGGAACGTCGCGATGACCACGCTCGGCCACGAGCGGGCGACGCTGGGCTTCTCCCTCGTGGGCTCGTTGGAGGCCCTGCTGCGTCGGGCCGTCGCCCTGGTGGCCGAGGTCGGCGTGAGCGATCCGCTCCTCCTGGACCGACTGGCCGCCGAGGTGGTCGAGGTCGAGGCCCTCAAGCTCACCAACCGCCGGTTCCTCGCCACGCTGGAGGACGGGGCCGTGCCGGGCGCCGAGGGCTCGGCCATCAAGCTGCGGTGGTCGCTGGCCAACCAGCGTCTGACCTCGCTGATCTTCGACATGCTCGGCCCCGCTGCGGTCGCGGCACCGGAGGAATGGCGCTACCAGAGGTTCCGCTCGCGCGCCAACACCATCGAGGCGGGCACGAACGAAGTCCTGCGCGGCATCCTTGCCGAGCGCGTCCTGGGATTGCCAAGGAGCCGCTGA
- a CDS encoding ABC transporter permease yields the protein MNLAVVPGAWTTSRSRARGAVGAVLLLAGLTLFVAALSGATSDTPVWVRVTMSLAGVAGSCLGVQWVCTAAFGRKIDLAFWTSVCWIGLIVLAAVVVDWLPLAEARDVSQALREPLMAPPDLLSRHPLGTDNQGLDILAGIIYGARVSLVVSVGATLIGMVVGGLIGIMAGWFGGKIDFVVRLLTDSMLAFPPLILLLAMVAILRPSVLNVTLALGVLGIPLYIRLARVAAMVVAPREYVLAAKTLGARSGRIMARELLPNVALPVLSYGFIVVGVLIVAEASLSFLGLSIARPTPTWGNMIAAGQNEFQDHPHLVAAPGIVLAMTVYAINIIGERMRAKWDPRQNKL from the coding sequence ATGAATCTGGCAGTCGTGCCGGGCGCATGGACGACGTCGAGGTCCCGGGCGAGGGGCGCGGTCGGGGCAGTGCTGCTGCTCGCGGGCCTCACCCTGTTCGTCGCCGCGCTCTCCGGAGCTACCTCCGACACCCCGGTGTGGGTGCGGGTGACGATGTCGCTGGCGGGAGTGGCCGGCAGCTGTCTCGGTGTCCAGTGGGTCTGCACCGCAGCGTTCGGCCGCAAGATCGACCTCGCGTTCTGGACCTCGGTGTGCTGGATCGGCTTGATCGTGCTCGCCGCGGTCGTGGTGGACTGGCTCCCCCTGGCGGAGGCACGAGACGTCTCCCAGGCACTGCGCGAGCCCCTGATGGCGCCTCCCGACCTGCTCTCCCGACACCCGCTCGGGACCGACAACCAGGGTCTCGACATCCTCGCCGGCATCATCTACGGCGCACGGGTCTCCCTCGTCGTCTCGGTGGGGGCCACCCTCATCGGCATGGTCGTCGGCGGGCTGATCGGGATCATGGCCGGTTGGTTCGGCGGCAAGATCGATTTCGTCGTGCGACTCCTGACCGACTCCATGCTCGCGTTCCCCCCGCTGATCCTCCTGCTCGCGATGGTGGCGATCCTGCGGCCCAGCGTGCTGAACGTGACGCTGGCACTGGGGGTCCTCGGCATCCCGCTCTACATCCGCCTCGCGCGGGTGGCGGCGATGGTGGTCGCCCCTCGTGAGTACGTGCTGGCGGCGAAGACACTCGGGGCGAGGAGCGGACGGATCATGGCCCGAGAGCTGTTGCCGAACGTCGCGCTCCCCGTGCTGTCCTATGGCTTCATCGTGGTCGGTGTGCTGATCGTGGCCGAGGCGTCGTTGAGCTTCCTGGGCCTGAGCATCGCTCGGCCGACGCCGACTTGGGGAAACATGATCGCTGCCGGACAGAACGAGTTCCAGGACCATCCTCACCTCGTGGCTGCGCCCGGCATCGTGCTGGCGATGACGGTGTACGCGATCAACATCATCGGCGAAAGGATGCGGGCGAAGTGGGATCCGCGGCAGAACAAGCTCTGA
- a CDS encoding ABC transporter ATP-binding protein has product MAGTGTAHLRDDDVLLRVEELVVEFPAGKGRRVHAVSGISFDVLEGETLGLVGESGCGKSTTGRAVIQLPAPTSGTVTLGDVEVSGLKGEALRQVRSELQMIFQDPISSLNPRRKVRESVAEGLRIWGRSREEVDAKVAEVFDAVGMNVELVGDRRPNEFSGGQCQRISIARALAMDPKILICDEPVSALDVSVQAQVINLLEDMKRRYGLTMIFIAHDLGVVKSISDRVMVMYLGKVCEVAPSDELFADPQHHYSRLLIESIPSHDPDARLEPATGAVEMPSPIDPPSGCRFRTRCPAAQDLCSSTEPELREVRPGHFVACHFPEVGGR; this is encoded by the coding sequence ATGGCAGGAACTGGAACCGCGCACCTGCGCGACGACGACGTGCTGCTGCGTGTCGAGGAGCTGGTCGTCGAGTTCCCGGCCGGGAAGGGTCGGAGGGTCCACGCGGTCTCGGGGATCAGCTTCGACGTGCTCGAGGGCGAGACGCTGGGCCTCGTGGGCGAATCGGGGTGTGGCAAGTCCACCACCGGACGGGCGGTGATCCAGCTGCCGGCGCCCACGTCGGGCACGGTGACGCTGGGCGACGTCGAGGTCTCCGGGTTGAAGGGCGAGGCGCTGCGCCAGGTGCGCAGCGAGCTGCAGATGATCTTCCAGGACCCGATCTCCTCCCTGAACCCGCGTCGCAAGGTCCGCGAGAGTGTCGCCGAGGGACTGCGTATCTGGGGCAGGTCCCGGGAAGAGGTCGACGCGAAGGTCGCCGAGGTGTTCGACGCCGTCGGGATGAACGTCGAGCTCGTCGGCGACCGCCGGCCCAACGAGTTCTCCGGCGGCCAGTGCCAACGGATCTCGATCGCTCGTGCGCTCGCCATGGATCCCAAGATCCTGATCTGCGACGAGCCGGTCTCCGCGCTCGACGTGTCGGTGCAGGCGCAGGTGATCAACCTGTTGGAGGACATGAAGAGGCGCTACGGCCTGACGATGATCTTCATCGCTCACGACCTCGGCGTGGTCAAGAGCATCAGCGACCGCGTGATGGTCATGTACCTCGGGAAGGTCTGTGAGGTCGCGCCCTCGGACGAGCTCTTCGCCGATCCCCAGCACCACTACAGCCGACTCCTCATCGAGTCGATCCCGTCGCACGACCCGGACGCCCGGCTCGAGCCCGCAACGGGTGCCGTCGAGATGCCCTCGCCGATCGACCCGCCCTCGGGCTGCCGGTTCCGCACCCGCTGCCCAGCCGCTCAGGACCTGTGCTCCTCTACCGAGCCTGAGCTCCGTGAGGTGCGGCCCGGGCACTTCGTCGCCTGCCACTTCCCGGAGGTCGGTGGGCGCTGA
- a CDS encoding SDR family NAD(P)-dependent oxidoreductase, translating to MGLLIALSWDGNWRHRIKRPFVFTTETGTLAAMSVALVTGGTGAIGSAVVRSLVSRGSHVAFTWRSDAAKAAALEAELGGQATGVRLDLTDPAAAVSAVAHVVEAHGGLDTLVYASGPFVPFKYVSQTSAREFADFLARDAGAFFNVLEPALPHIREAKGSIVAVATTALSRVIVRDGLSAAPKGAIEGILRTLAVEEGRFGVRANLVGVGMTSVGMATELLESGAFTEQQAVSGIPLRRFATAEDVAEAVAFLASAKAGFISGQTLNVDGGYSA from the coding sequence ATGGGCTTGCTCATAGCACTCTCCTGGGACGGGAACTGGCGCCACCGTATCAAACGACCGTTTGTTTTTACAACAGAAACTGGCACACTGGCCGCCATGTCCGTCGCCCTTGTTACCGGAGGCACCGGAGCCATCGGCTCCGCGGTCGTCCGCTCCCTTGTCTCCCGCGGTTCCCACGTCGCCTTCACCTGGCGCAGCGACGCCGCCAAGGCGGCCGCGCTCGAAGCCGAGCTAGGCGGCCAGGCCACGGGCGTCCGGCTCGACCTGACCGACCCCGCCGCTGCGGTGAGTGCCGTGGCGCACGTCGTCGAGGCCCATGGCGGCCTGGACACGCTGGTCTACGCCTCCGGGCCTTTCGTGCCCTTCAAGTACGTGTCGCAGACGTCGGCGCGCGAGTTCGCCGACTTCCTGGCCAGGGATGCCGGGGCGTTCTTCAACGTGCTCGAGCCGGCACTCCCCCACATCCGCGAGGCGAAGGGAAGCATCGTGGCGGTCGCAACCACCGCGCTCAGCCGCGTGATCGTCCGCGACGGCCTGTCCGCCGCGCCAAAGGGAGCGATCGAGGGCATCCTGCGCACGCTCGCGGTCGAGGAGGGCCGCTTCGGGGTGCGCGCCAACCTGGTCGGCGTCGGCATGACCTCGGTCGGCATGGCGACCGAGCTGCTCGAGAGCGGCGCCTTCACCGAGCAGCAGGCGGTCTCCGGCATCCCGCTGCGCCGCTTCGCCACGGCGGAGGACGTCGCCGAGGCCGTCGCCTTCCTGGCCTCCGCGAAGGCGGGTTTCATCAGCGGCCAGACGCTGAACGTCGACGGCGGCTACTCCGCCTGA
- a CDS encoding ABC transporter ATP-binding protein — protein MGSAAEQALSTVPTGAAAAPLLEVSNLRTVLPTGRGPVRAVDGVSFSVDEGETLGIVGESGSGKSVLMRTIMNLLPETVLIDEQSEIRFAGRDIRGMSPAEAKHFWGKEIAMVFQDPMTSLNPVKKVGTQLTESLRFHLGLSRKAAVERALELLNMVRIPEPRRRMDQYPHEMSGGMRQRVVIAIALACEPRLLIADEPTTALDVTVQRGVLDLLAEIQATRGMAMILITHDLGVVAGRANRVGVMYGGQLMELADTRTLFREVRHPYTAALLASIPDLNQPSHTRLATIEGRPPDMVNPPEGCRFAPRCQHVTDACTAGTPAFVSLGDRDRGVRCILPSALEGAPAHLPQPVLTEI, from the coding sequence GTGGGATCCGCGGCAGAACAAGCTCTGAGCACGGTGCCGACCGGGGCGGCGGCAGCACCTCTCCTCGAGGTCAGCAACCTACGCACCGTCCTGCCGACCGGCCGGGGGCCGGTGCGTGCCGTCGACGGCGTCAGCTTCTCGGTGGACGAGGGCGAGACGCTCGGCATCGTCGGTGAGTCCGGCTCGGGCAAGTCGGTCTTGATGCGAACCATCATGAACCTCCTGCCGGAGACGGTCCTCATCGATGAGCAGAGCGAGATCCGGTTCGCGGGTCGAGACATCCGTGGGATGTCGCCGGCCGAGGCGAAGCACTTCTGGGGCAAGGAGATCGCGATGGTCTTCCAGGACCCGATGACCTCGCTGAACCCGGTCAAGAAGGTCGGCACCCAGCTGACCGAGTCGCTCCGGTTCCACCTGGGCCTCTCCCGCAAGGCTGCCGTCGAGCGGGCGCTCGAACTGCTGAACATGGTCCGGATCCCGGAGCCGCGCCGACGCATGGACCAGTACCCGCACGAGATGTCGGGCGGCATGCGCCAACGGGTGGTGATCGCGATCGCGCTCGCCTGCGAGCCCCGCCTGCTCATCGCTGACGAGCCCACCACGGCCCTCGACGTGACCGTGCAACGCGGGGTCCTCGACCTGCTGGCCGAGATCCAGGCGACCCGGGGCATGGCGATGATCCTCATCACCCACGACCTCGGCGTGGTGGCGGGCCGGGCGAACCGGGTGGGCGTGATGTACGGAGGCCAGCTCATGGAGCTCGCCGACACCCGCACGCTCTTCCGCGAGGTGCGCCATCCGTACACAGCCGCGCTCCTGGCCTCGATCCCGGACCTGAACCAGCCGAGCCACACCCGTTTGGCCACCATCGAGGGCCGGCCGCCGGACATGGTGAACCCGCCAGAGGGTTGCCGCTTCGCGCCGCGGTGTCAGCACGTCACCGATGCGTGCACCGCCGGGACTCCGGCGTTCGTCAGCCTCGGCGACCGAGACAGGGGGGTGCGCTGCATCCTGCCGTCCGCTCTTGAGGGTGCCCCCGCCCACCTCCCGCAACCTGTTCTTACGGAGATCTGA